The following proteins are encoded in a genomic region of Leptospiraceae bacterium:
- a CDS encoding TIGR00730 family Rossman fold protein translates to MTWRNKNHPSSIIEDLKGDQSWRIFRIISEFTEGFEKLSEVTDAISIFGSARLKPDDPYYIKTIELSTLLSQNGFAIITGGGPGVMEAANRGAYQQDQLSIGLNIELPMEQRPNPYQDISLDFRYFFVRKVMFVRYSMGYVCMPGGFGTLDEFFEALTLMQTNKIYPLPLVLFGKHFWGGLMDWIKSTLVEYETISKDDMNLIKITDDPQEVLEIMQAHRKWRNEQPETSPEKNRSAFTDKPKS, encoded by the coding sequence ATGACATGGCGTAACAAAAATCATCCGAGCAGTATTATTGAAGATTTAAAAGGTGATCAGTCTTGGCGAATTTTTAGGATTATCAGTGAGTTTACGGAAGGTTTTGAAAAACTTTCAGAAGTTACCGATGCCATTTCCATTTTTGGATCAGCAAGACTAAAACCAGATGATCCTTATTATATAAAAACTATTGAGCTTTCTACTCTACTCAGTCAAAATGGTTTTGCCATTATTACAGGCGGCGGACCGGGTGTAATGGAAGCTGCCAATAGAGGTGCTTATCAACAAGACCAACTTTCCATTGGGTTAAACATTGAATTGCCGATGGAACAGAGACCGAATCCTTACCAAGATATTTCTTTGGACTTTAGATATTTTTTTGTTCGCAAAGTAATGTTTGTTCGCTATTCAATGGGTTATGTTTGTATGCCCGGAGGATTTGGAACCTTAGACGAATTCTTTGAAGCGCTGACTTTAATGCAAACCAATAAGATTTACCCTTTGCCTCTGGTGTTGTTTGGAAAGCATTTTTGGGGTGGTCTTATGGATTGGATCAAATCTACTTTAGTAGAATATGAAACAATCTCGAAAGACGATATGAATCTAATTAAAATAACCGATGACCCGCAGGAAGTTTTGGAAATCATGCAAGCACATAGAAAATGGAGAAATGAACAACCTGAAACTTCTCCTGAAAAAAATCGCTCTGCCTTTACTGATAAGCCTAAGAGTTGA
- a CDS encoding CZB domain-containing protein has product MLSQKMFKELLLFEKTNDKKFNESLANTRKVFETTLHALANGGKVPLDLKWEKIDILPVADEEEVVAQLRKVIDIWTEFKEKSDSYLQTKDNSKLERIIDINSNLLIEMDKAVVLFQKNAERKVEYLEGIQIFFLIFGLAIFIFSSFIDHFGLLKPILHITHVVTELSKAKGDLTYKIPTQTKDEIATLANSFNHFTDSLKVSLMKIFSSFRMNIVSISRIGRKLKQFTTNIHHIESQLTKSKSDIESISLATEEQSKALKHITDVSQNLSDIVESLNSISTSLSNRAVDSRQEIIDVSGIINEIKERFDFFSRKSQELSEKALIINKVTETINGISKRTNLLALNASIEAARAGEYGKGFSVVASEVGKLAEESNRTIGEIDINLKIIIEEIENNSKESSKIADKINYVYSRNQETIDKLSEIFKSIGGINTNSELISTKTNVLGAGIEELAATARMIHENAQTVYGKFNQICDLEISMVEEIHQIQDNMEEIINDTTISVNNLSTISLFEHTEFNQELDNARNAHLEWVKKLENTFQNGSRDLELNHNRCNFGIFYHSTASPIGHEKEWNEIDSVHKLVHSSALPIFGDIDRGDISTARSKLSEVEKASQKLIGLLAKVKY; this is encoded by the coding sequence ATGTTATCCCAAAAAATGTTCAAAGAACTATTGCTATTTGAAAAAACAAATGATAAAAAGTTTAATGAATCATTAGCCAATACAAGAAAAGTTTTTGAAACAACTCTACACGCACTTGCCAATGGAGGTAAAGTCCCATTAGACTTAAAATGGGAGAAGATCGATATATTGCCAGTAGCCGATGAAGAAGAGGTTGTCGCACAATTAAGAAAGGTTATCGACATTTGGACTGAGTTTAAAGAAAAGTCTGACAGTTATCTTCAAACTAAGGACAATTCTAAATTAGAACGCATAATAGATATTAACTCTAATTTACTTATTGAAATGGATAAAGCAGTTGTTTTATTTCAAAAGAATGCTGAAAGAAAAGTTGAATACTTAGAGGGGATTCAAATTTTCTTTCTTATATTTGGATTGGCTATTTTTATTTTTTCTTCTTTTATTGATCACTTTGGATTACTTAAACCTATCTTACATATAACGCATGTTGTAACTGAATTGTCTAAGGCAAAAGGAGATTTGACTTATAAAATTCCAACGCAAACAAAAGACGAAATTGCTACACTTGCCAATTCTTTTAATCATTTTACAGATTCCCTAAAAGTTAGTCTGATGAAAATATTCTCTAGCTTTAGAATGAATATTGTCAGCATTAGCCGCATTGGAAGAAAACTAAAACAGTTTACAACCAATATACACCATATCGAAAGTCAATTGACGAAAAGTAAATCGGATATCGAAAGTATATCCTTAGCAACCGAGGAACAATCTAAAGCTCTGAAACATATTACTGATGTAAGCCAGAATCTCTCTGATATTGTAGAAAGCTTAAATTCAATTTCTACTTCTTTAAGCAATCGAGCCGTCGATAGTAGGCAAGAGATAATAGATGTTTCTGGAATCATCAATGAAATCAAAGAAAGATTTGATTTTTTTTCACGGAAGAGTCAAGAGCTTTCAGAAAAAGCTCTAATAATCAACAAAGTTACGGAAACGATCAATGGCATATCTAAAAGAACCAATCTGCTTGCACTAAATGCTTCTATTGAAGCAGCAAGAGCGGGAGAATATGGTAAAGGCTTTTCTGTAGTAGCCTCTGAAGTCGGAAAATTAGCAGAAGAAAGCAATCGAACGATTGGCGAAATTGATATTAATCTTAAGATAATTATAGAAGAAATTGAAAATAATTCAAAAGAGTCCAGCAAAATTGCGGATAAGATTAATTATGTGTATTCCAGAAATCAGGAAACAATTGATAAACTCTCAGAGATTTTTAAAAGTATAGGTGGCATTAATACAAATTCAGAATTGATTTCTACTAAGACTAATGTTCTAGGAGCAGGAATAGAAGAATTGGCTGCAACAGCTCGGATGATTCACGAAAATGCACAAACGGTTTATGGAAAGTTCAATCAAATATGCGATTTGGAAATTTCAATGGTAGAAGAAATTCACCAAATCCAAGACAATATGGAAGAAATCATAAATGATACGACGATCAGTGTAAATAATCTATCCACCATTTCGCTTTTCGAGCACACTGAATTTAATCAAGAATTGGATAACGCGCGTAATGCTCATTTGGAGTGGGTAAAGAAATTAGAAAATACATTTCAAAATGGAAGCAGAGATTTAGAGCTAAATCATAACCGTTGTAATTTTGGAATCTTCTATCATTCTACAGCATCTCCGATTGGACATGAGAAAGAATGGAATGAAATAGACTCAGTTCATAAACTAGTTCATAGTTCAGCTTTGCCAATCTTTGGAGATATTGATCGAGGGGATATTTCTACTGCGCGCTCCAAATTAAGCGAAGTAGAGAAGGCAAGCCAAAAGCTAATTGGCTTGCTCGCAAAAGTAAAGTATTAA
- a CDS encoding SpoIIE family protein phosphatase, which yields MKSYVNYAILICFFLLISCGVSNYNYPKAIDGKIDLSSWNDMSIYSVKLDGEWEFYPDRYILGEEFEKPENSSEKILITVPSHWGSYLKEKFPHRENVGEAYGTFRLKIIYPQNSRFAISSSWVANAFRLYCGKKLLLTQGTPGTSREDTIPYNDYFSVNLTDCNSDEIVFHIANFNHRLGGLRQPVTLVRDTFQFKHLMKEEAILYVLVSINLAFFLYHFLLWVLRRNDKASLFFSFLCIGTCVLIFTSEKFFQRLVNQNIFDLQYRLEFISIPLLIMANLAFMKNLFPQEISYKLSFTIYSIGFFISIPFAILPSVASSYFVPYMQFFVFVALLTVIAIAILARIRKRRLSRAIIFAYSLAFLCVLYDILMLNGFIPVGMRLMPFGFLGVIFVQAGAIAGLFTEAYHTAEHLSNNLKEEVALKTKELADANISIQTAYEQKTAFFQNISHELRTPLTLIKGPIQAAIRNQSPLDKEEIEMIGRNSNRLLQLVNQLLDLQKITSGQMKADIKPINLYLFLKMITESFSPYLKSKEISITFTPHSDALYVLADLDKLEKCIDNYISNAYKFTPAKGKIEIITSEFSNDKNQIQVLVKDNGVGIPYEKQKFLFSRFGYSEISLSKDQEGTGLGLSLVKQLVELMNGSVGYSSVAGEGSSFWFTLLVSEEHIDSNPLDFSLRQDILEFSSQKKSKKEELNYENPKSNEKILIVDDNSDLRRYIEKLLGSEGYMIITAFDGLDGKQKAENYNPDLIITDLMMPRLSGIDMIKKLRENILFKTTPILLLTAKAEEETRKEVVRAGADGYLSKPFDDSELVVTVRNLLNLKSKEKLILKDLELARSVQQNLLPRNDPSVHGLSFSSKYIPMVEVGGDYYDYAIYPDDRVGIFIADVSGHGVSAAMIGAMLKLIFSNKATSMEPAEFLSYCNEKLFNNIAAQFITASYSVISSNRKTLKIAYAGHPPARLIRNGQIQHLGKKGKPLGILESIKYEEEIYNLQSEDLLFFLTDGLIEITDSEFNTWDEDALDSELLKNKNLPVSDILDEVIRSGLEFRGKELSSDDITLIGMKVL from the coding sequence ATGAAGAGTTATGTTAACTATGCAATTCTGATTTGTTTCTTTCTTTTGATCTCTTGCGGTGTATCTAATTATAATTATCCTAAGGCAATAGATGGAAAAATTGATCTGAGTTCGTGGAATGACATGTCAATTTATTCGGTTAAATTGGATGGGGAATGGGAGTTTTATCCAGATAGATATATTTTAGGAGAAGAGTTTGAAAAACCAGAAAATAGTTCAGAAAAAATTTTAATTACAGTTCCTAGCCATTGGGGGTCTTACTTAAAGGAGAAATTTCCACATAGAGAAAATGTAGGAGAGGCTTACGGAACTTTCAGATTAAAAATCATCTATCCGCAAAATTCTAGATTTGCAATCAGTTCTAGTTGGGTAGCGAATGCATTTCGGTTATACTGCGGAAAAAAATTACTCCTTACACAGGGGACACCGGGGACGAGTAGAGAAGATACAATTCCCTATAATGATTATTTTTCTGTTAATCTTACCGATTGTAATTCGGACGAAATAGTTTTTCATATCGCAAACTTCAATCATAGACTTGGCGGGCTTAGACAACCGGTGACCCTTGTTCGTGATACATTTCAATTTAAACATTTAATGAAAGAGGAAGCGATTTTATATGTTCTAGTTTCTATTAATCTTGCTTTTTTCCTTTATCATTTTCTTTTATGGGTTTTAAGACGAAACGACAAAGCAAGTTTATTTTTTTCCTTTCTTTGTATTGGAACTTGTGTATTGATTTTTACATCTGAGAAATTCTTTCAAAGACTAGTGAATCAAAATATATTTGATTTGCAATACCGACTTGAATTTATTTCGATTCCACTTCTAATCATGGCAAATCTTGCATTCATGAAAAATCTTTTTCCGCAAGAAATTTCTTATAAACTTAGCTTTACGATTTATTCTATTGGTTTTTTTATTTCCATTCCTTTTGCGATTCTTCCATCTGTGGCAAGTTCCTATTTTGTGCCCTATATGCAGTTCTTTGTTTTTGTTGCACTGCTGACTGTGATTGCAATAGCGATACTGGCACGAATTAGAAAGAGGCGACTCTCTAGGGCAATTATTTTTGCCTACAGCCTTGCCTTCCTTTGTGTTTTATACGATATACTAATGTTGAATGGGTTTATTCCTGTCGGAATGAGGTTAATGCCTTTTGGTTTTCTTGGGGTAATATTTGTTCAAGCGGGAGCAATTGCTGGTTTATTTACGGAAGCTTATCATACAGCGGAGCATCTTTCAAATAATCTAAAAGAAGAAGTGGCATTAAAGACGAAAGAATTGGCGGATGCAAATATTTCTATTCAAACTGCATATGAACAAAAAACCGCATTCTTTCAAAATATCTCTCATGAATTAAGAACTCCTCTTACTTTAATTAAAGGTCCTATCCAAGCTGCCATTAGAAACCAAAGTCCACTAGACAAGGAAGAGATTGAAATGATTGGGAGAAATTCCAATAGACTTCTTCAACTTGTAAATCAACTTCTCGATCTTCAAAAAATTACATCGGGACAAATGAAAGCGGATATCAAACCTATAAACTTATATCTTTTTTTGAAAATGATTACGGAATCGTTTTCTCCTTATCTTAAATCAAAAGAAATATCAATTACATTTACTCCACATTCTGACGCATTATATGTATTAGCCGATCTCGATAAGCTAGAGAAGTGTATCGACAATTATATTTCTAATGCATATAAGTTTACTCCTGCAAAAGGAAAGATTGAAATTATCACTTCGGAATTTAGTAACGACAAAAATCAAATTCAAGTTTTGGTTAAAGACAATGGAGTTGGAATTCCTTATGAGAAGCAAAAATTTTTATTTAGTCGTTTCGGATATAGTGAAATTTCTCTTTCTAAAGATCAAGAAGGAACAGGACTTGGACTTTCTCTTGTAAAACAATTAGTTGAGTTAATGAATGGTTCCGTAGGCTATTCAAGTGTTGCCGGCGAGGGATCTTCATTCTGGTTTACTCTTCTTGTTTCAGAAGAGCACATTGATTCTAACCCTTTGGACTTTTCCCTAAGGCAAGATATTCTCGAATTCTCTAGTCAGAAAAAATCTAAAAAAGAAGAATTGAATTATGAAAATCCAAAATCAAATGAAAAAATTTTAATCGTAGATGATAATTCTGATTTAAGAAGATATATTGAAAAGCTTCTCGGAAGCGAAGGATATATGATTATTACTGCTTTCGATGGATTGGATGGAAAACAAAAAGCCGAAAATTATAATCCCGACTTAATCATTACAGATCTTATGATGCCCAGACTTTCTGGTATTGATATGATTAAAAAACTTAGAGAAAATATACTGTTTAAAACAACTCCCATTTTGCTTCTCACAGCTAAAGCGGAAGAAGAAACTAGAAAAGAAGTTGTAAGAGCTGGCGCTGATGGGTATCTTTCAAAACCTTTCGATGATTCAGAACTTGTGGTTACAGTAAGAAATCTTCTCAATCTAAAATCAAAAGAAAAGCTAATTCTAAAAGATTTAGAATTAGCAAGAAGTGTTCAACAAAATCTATTGCCCAGAAATGATCCAAGTGTTCATGGTCTTTCTTTTTCTAGCAAATACATTCCAATGGTTGAAGTCGGAGGGGATTATTATGATTATGCGATATATCCAGATGATCGAGTTGGAATCTTCATTGCAGATGTCTCCGGTCATGGAGTTTCCGCAGCAATGATTGGTGCTATGTTAAAACTTATTTTTTCAAACAAGGCAACCTCAATGGAGCCAGCAGAATTTTTATCTTATTGCAATGAAAAACTTTTTAATAATATAGCAGCACAATTTATTACTGCTTCCTATTCCGTCATTTCCTCTAATCGTAAGACTTTAAAAATTGCCTATGCAGGACATCCTCCGGCAAGATTAATCCGAAATGGACAAATACAACATCTTGGCAAGAAAGGAAAGCCTTTGGGAATTCTGGAAAGTATAAAATATGAAGAAGAAATATATAATTTGCAATCTGAGGACTTATTGTTTTTTCTTACTGATGGTCTTATTGAAATTACAGATTCGGAATTCAATACATGGGATGAAGATGCATTGGACAGTGAGTTATTGAAAAATAAAAATCTTCCCGTATCCGATATTCTTGATGAAGTGATTCGTTCCGGTTTAGAATTTCGAGGCAAGGAATTGTCCTCGGATGACATTACTCTGATTGGAATGAAAGTTTTATAG